The Candidatus Scalindua japonica genome includes the window GCAAGAGATTGTATTCAAAAGGCCAAAATATGCAAAGGTATTAGCAACGACATGCTACAGAGATGTAATTCCGTGTATGAATACATTTCAGGATTAGACTTTCTTACAAAAAAATCCTTACAGACGCCAAAGGAGATAATAGAACATTTCGAAAAATCTGGCCATTTAGATGAAGAAGATAAAGAGCAGCTGAGGCCAAGGAGAATGGTCAAAAGATTTTATGAATATCATGGAGACAAAGACTACCGCAACAAATTATATGAAGACGCTCTTGAACACTATAACAAAGCATTAGAATATAGCCCGCACGAATTGAAATTGCATCGGAAGGTGCACACAATACAGATGAGAGACATAATCGAAGAATATTTTGATCGAATTGATAAAATATATCAAGGACTCAATTATAAAGATCCAAAGACTCTGGAAAAATGCAAGCTTGGAGTAGCGCTGGAAATCTTTTATGACTATAAAAGACAACTCAATTTTTCCTGCAGAAATCCGTGGCTTATTTTTTACAGGAGGACGGTCTTACACGGAGAAACACCTTCCTATAAGCTGGCAGTATTAATCAAATTACTGAAATTACATAAAAAATTGAACCGGGCAAGCGATGAAGAATTATCACTGTTTTTGAATGCGGAATTCGGCATCAGCAAAGAAGAGATAGGTATAGTTACTGCTTACAGGAAGAAACATGAAACATTTCATTCTGTCAGTGAGCTCTATTTTGTTAAAGGATTGAGCCTGGAAGGCCTGTCGAATTTGCTATTCCCATCTGTAAGGATAGAGAGTCAGAATGAGCTGGAAGATTCTGAGATCCCTCTAAGTATCAGTCTTGTTGAGGCGGTTGAAAGAAGATACAGAAATATCCTTGAGGAACTTAAAGACGGGGTTAAGAAAGAGGCGCAGGAACATTCATATGCAGTTGCAGAGGCTTATCATTATGTGGGCCTGGCGCTTTATGATGTAGGCGATGATGAAGGGACGAAAATCAACTATGAAAGGGCAACAATAAAATTTCAGGAAATAATAGATAAGTTTACGGGAATAACACCTTTTAACGCGCAATGTCGAATTGGTAATCTTTACGAAGAGTTAGCTCTCTTATATGAGAATGAAAAGGTCAATTATTACAACAAGGCGATGGACGCTTACACCTATATCATTGAAGAACGGAGATCAAATATTATGTTTGGCTACATCCGAGACTTGATGGCAATCAGAATATGGCAGACTAAAGAGAGAGTAAATTGTATAGAAAAAGAGTTGCAGTTGTGAGATTTTTAAAGTAGGTAAGTAGTATTCATTTCAATATTATCTTCTCGTTGTTTACTTTCTGAAAAAGTAGATAGGCAGAGATAACGCAACCCCTACAAGTGTAGCGAGAATTATTACAGGTTTTACCTGTAATAAAATCCAGAAGCAAGTTAAAAGTGCAAGGCTGGGAACTATGTATCCACCCGGTACTCTAAAGCTTTTCGATACATCTGGGCGCTTTCTCCTTAAAACAATAACAGCCAGACATGTCGGAATATACTGTAGAATACTCACCAGCACACTGGCAAAAATTAAATATTCAAAAGTGCCTGTCAGTGATAATATTAAGGTCAAAACGGTGTTAACACCTATTGCCACATAAGGTGTGTGATATTTCGGATGTATCTTTGTGAAAATTTCCGGCAGAAAACCATCCGCTGACAGGGCAAAAAGGTTTCTCGGTCCAGTCAAAGCAATACCCGAATTAACACCCGCTATCGCGAGGAGTGCACCAATAGCAATTAAAACCCCACCTGTTGAACCCATAAAGCTTACGGCTGCATCTGCCAGTGGCTTTTCCGATTGTGCAAGACCGGGAAAAGTGCCTGTTGCTACTGTTTGAATAAGAATGTAGATAAGTGTGGTAACAAGGATTGCAATAGCAAAAGCAACTGGTATATCCCTTCCGGGTTTTTTCATTTCACCTGCCGGTACTGCCAGATATTCGAATCCTGTATAAGCAAATAATCCAATAACGATTGCAGATCCAACACTGTTGATTTCCAAAGAGAATATTTGGCCCAGATGAGATGTGTCTATATGAAAGAATCCAAATGCGATAAAGGCAAAGATTGGTATTAGTTTGCTTATAGTAAAAAAGTTTATAACTCTCGCACCGATTTTTACCCCAAACAAATTGAGAACTCCCATAGCCAGAATAAGACTGATTACTATGAATTCACCAATCCTCCCTTCAGAAAGAGATGGAGAAAAGAATTTTACATATAGGAGAAGACCCTTTGCCATTGCTGCCCAGCCGATTATGGATGAGAGCCACATCATCCAGCCGACCATAAAACCAATCATAGGGCCAAAGGTATTTCTTGCATAAATATATGCGCCTCCTGTTTCATTGTAAATCCCTCCCATCTCAGCGAAACAGAGTGCTATTGCAAGGCATAAAAGACCACAAATGGCAAATATTATGATTGAAAATTGGCCTGTAACTGCCGCTAGTTTGCCAGGTAAAAGAAATATCCCTGCCCCGATAATGCCGTTTATGCCAAGGCAGACAATATCAAACAGATTCATAGAACGAGAAAGTTTTTGCCCTTGATTATTTTTCATGATTGGGAGAATCTAATATTTTATTTGTGTGCGCTACTGGATAGTATAATAATTCCATTTTCATCTGTGTATACTATTTTTTCAAGGCGAAATTTTGATGAAAACTTTATTGAAAAACCGATAAGGTTCTTATATTATCATTAGCATCTTTTACACGACTTTTATGATTTGATTGTTCAGGCTTTAAGGAGTTAGCTATGTTCCGCCTGACCCAGCGCGTTTTTTTGCTGTCCTTCATCCTGGTCCTTTTCCCGGTGATGGCCTATGGAATTACCATTGAGCCAGGTAGTTTTTTGTTGAGCTTGAGCAGAGTATCCACTTTAATGCAGATAACCGGGACATCGAGGCCGATGTGATTAACCAGGCCATGGAGATGGTTTTTTGAACACGGCACCCAGGTTATCTTAGTGAACGGCTGTACGGGAATCTGTTTTTTTTGTATTAAAAGGATGGTCAATGGTTTACTTATTTAAAACAGCATGTCGATTGAGAATTTAATCCGTTTAAGAGAAAAAGAGAGCCGTAAAGTTATTGGCCTTATGTCCGGTACATCATGTGACGGTATTGATGCATGTCTGGTTAAGATAACCGGAAATGGTATGTCAACCGAAGTAGACATTATAGGATTTGAGACATTCCCTTATAATGATGAGATAAGGAAGTTAATATTTAAAACTTCCTGTAAAGAGACAGGAACCGTTGACAAAATCTGCCAACTGAACTTCACACTAGGAAAGCTATTTGCCGATGCGGTCACACAGATTGCCGAAAAAATGTCAATTCCTCTTTCAGAGATAGATATTATCGGTTCCCACGGACAGACAATTTATCATATCTCTTCTCTGAAAGAACAAAATGATAAGGAGGTGAGGTCAACGTTGCAGATTGGCGAAGCTTCCGTAATAGCTCAGGAGACCGGAGTAACCACTGTTGCCGATTTCAGGACAAGAGATATCGCTGCAGATGGGGGGGGAGCACCTCTGGTACCATATAGTGATTTTATTTTATTCGGAAGAGACGGGATAGGGCGGGTAATACAAAACATTGGCGGTATTTCTAATGTTACAATTTTGTATGCTGGCGGAAATATAGAAGAGATAATCGCCTTTGATAATGGACCGGGCAATATGATAATAGACAGGTTTGCAGAGATCATAACAGATGGAAGACTAAAGTATGATAAAAATGGTGAGTTGGCATCAAAAGGCAGATTGAATCAAGATTTGTTAGACAGGCTGTGTACACACCCATATTTATCGAAACCTCCACCGAAAACAACGGGAAGAGAGGATTTTGGTATTCAGTTTTCTGATGATTTATTTAAGAGATTAAAACAGGACAACATGGATATCCATAATGCGATTGCTACAGTTACCGCCTTTACTGCTAAAACAATATCAGACAGCTATAGAAAATTCATTCACCCATCACATAAAATTTCTGAGATTATAATAAGTGGTGGTGGAGTGCATAATCCTGTCTTATTACAATTCCTGGAAAATTATCTTGGAAACGTAAGTATAAAAAAGATTGATGACCTTGGTATCCCTTCAGATGCAAAGGAGGCTGTCGCGTTTGCTATCCTTGCTAACGAAACAATATGTGGTAATCCTGGAAACGTCCCTTCCGTCACAGGCGCAAAGGAGAGTGTAGTCCTGGGAAAGATAATTCCTGGAAAATGAAATTGAATGTGTATTCATAACGAATTACACTCTTATCAATCACTAATTATACTTTAAATAACATAAACATCGAGGACAAAGCCTAATGAGTAATACATCTGAAAAAATTATCTATTCAATGATGAAGGTCAATAAATCGTACCAGAACAAAACCGTGATTAAGGACATATCCCTTTCATATTTCTATGGAGCCAAGATTGGTGTGCTGGGTCTGAACGGATCAGGGAAGAGTTCGCTTCTGCGTATTATGGCAGGTGT containing:
- a CDS encoding APC family permease; the encoded protein is MNLFDIVCLGINGIIGAGIFLLPGKLAAVTGQFSIIIFAICGLLCLAIALCFAEMGGIYNETGGAYIYARNTFGPMIGFMVGWMMWLSSIIGWAAMAKGLLLYVKFFSPSLSEGRIGEFIVISLILAMGVLNLFGVKIGARVINFFTISKLIPIFAFIAFGFFHIDTSHLGQIFSLEINSVGSAIVIGLFAYTGFEYLAVPAGEMKKPGRDIPVAFAIAILVTTLIYILIQTVATGTFPGLAQSEKPLADAAVSFMGSTGGVLIAIGALLAIAGVNSGIALTGPRNLFALSADGFLPEIFTKIHPKYHTPYVAIGVNTVLTLILSLTGTFEYLIFASVLVSILQYIPTCLAVIVLRRKRPDVSKSFRVPGGYIVPSLALLTCFWILLQVKPVIILATLVGVALSLPIYFFRK
- a CDS encoding anhydro-N-acetylmuramic acid kinase; this encodes MSIENLIRLREKESRKVIGLMSGTSCDGIDACLVKITGNGMSTEVDIIGFETFPYNDEIRKLIFKTSCKETGTVDKICQLNFTLGKLFADAVTQIAEKMSIPLSEIDIIGSHGQTIYHISSLKEQNDKEVRSTLQIGEASVIAQETGVTTVADFRTRDIAADGGGAPLVPYSDFILFGRDGIGRVIQNIGGISNVTILYAGGNIEEIIAFDNGPGNMIIDRFAEIITDGRLKYDKNGELASKGRLNQDLLDRLCTHPYLSKPPPKTTGREDFGIQFSDDLFKRLKQDNMDIHNAIATVTAFTAKTISDSYRKFIHPSHKISEIIISGGGVHNPVLLQFLENYLGNVSIKKIDDLGIPSDAKEAVAFAILANETICGNPGNVPSVTGAKESVVLGKIIPGK